In Gadus morhua chromosome 2, gadMor3.0, whole genome shotgun sequence, a single window of DNA contains:
- the LOC115535704 gene encoding dexamethasone-induced Ras-related protein 1 yields the protein MIKKMSPSDNEFDIPAKNCQRMVILGSTKVGKTAIISRFLNEKCDDQYTPTIEDFHRKFYNIRGELYKLDILDTSGNHPFPAMRRLSILTGDVFILVFSLDNRESFLEVQRLKRQIHETKSCLKNKTKDNADAPVVICGNKCDRDFYREVQEEEIEHLVAGDEQCAYFEISAKRNTNVDQMFNALFTLAKLPNEMSPDRHRKVSQQYCEVLHRKSSRSKKAKDGDAYGIVAPFARRPSVHSDLMYIKEKAVGSSQTKDKGCIIC from the exons ATGATAAAGAAAATGTCCCCATCAGATAACGAGTTTGATATCCCGGCCAAGAACTGCCAGAGGATGGTCATTCTGGGCTCAACCAAAGTCGGGAAAACAGCCATCATCTCCAGGTTTCTAAACGAGAAATGCGACGACCAGTACACGCCAACTATCGAAGACTTTCACAGAAAGTTCTACAACATCAGGGGAGAATTATACAAACTGGACATTTTGGACACGTCTGGAAACCATCCCTTTCCTGCTATGAGGAGGCTGTCTATTCTCACTG GTGATGTGTTCATCCTGGTGTTCAGTCTGGACAACCGAGAGTCCTTTCTGGAGGTGCAGCGGCTCAAGCGTCAGATCCATGAGACCAAGTCGTGtctgaaaaacaaaaccaaGGACAACGCGGACGCCCCGGTGGTCATCTGCGGCAACAAGTGCGACCGGGACTTTTACCGGGAGGTCCAGGAAGAGGAGATCGAGCATCTGGTGGCGGGGGACGAGCAATGCGCGTACTTTGAAATCTCGGCGAAAAGAAACACTAATGTAGACCAGATGTTCAACGCTTTGTTCACCCTGGCAAAGTTACCCAACGAGATGAGTCCCGATCGTCACCGCAAAGTTTCACAGCAGTACTGCGAGGTGCTGCACAGAAAGTCGTCCAGGAGCAAGAAGGCGAAGGACGGCGACGCCTACGGGATCGTGGCGCCGTTTGCGCGCAGACCGAGCGTGCACAGTGACTTGATGTACATCAAGGAGAAGGCTGTGGGATC